The following is a genomic window from uncultured Hyphomonas sp..
CCAGGTCGTGTTTTCGCGAAGCTCGGAATGTGGTGTGGAACGTCCACAACCGCGCTGATCGAACAGAAAGATCCGATAGCGCTCAGGGTCGAAAAACCTCCGCATTTCGGGGCTTGAGCCGCCCCCGGGGCCGCCGTGAAGGGCGATGACGGGCACGCCATTAGGGTTACCCGATTCTTCCCAGTAAATTTCGTGGATATCCGAAACGCGCAACCTTCCTGAGCGGCGGGCTTCGTGTCTGGGATACAAAATGCGGCGTGGCGGGCGTCTATTCATTCACTCTTCACCTAATTTCATTCAAACTGCCGTCTGAGGTGGACATGGTTCCCGTCGTTACGTACAGATTATTACGTATTGGGGCCCAAACAGAATGCAGGTGGCTGTTTGATGCGTAGCGTATTTCTGGGTGTATCCCTATGCCTTCTTGCAGGATGCGCAACCGTTTCCATGGTACCAGGTGAAGCGCTGGTGCAAGCAGGGCTTTCCCAAAAGCAGTCAGCCCTTCGTACAGCTTCCACGGAATATTGCGACAAGGCGGTCGATGCCGGTTGGGTCAAATCCAATGGCGGCCTTGCCGGCCTCGCCAACACGCTGATTAACGGCATTACCAACGACCAGTCTGAAGCGGACACTTATGCGGCGCGTATCGGCGCGGCGGATGAGGCACCGGCGCTGGTACTTGCCCGGATCGTTTCCGACAGCCAGGCCGCGCGGGCAGGGCTCAGCGGTGTCAGCCGTGAGGCGCACACGCTGCTCCAGGAAACCGGCGACCACACTGCGACCCGTTCGGACGTGATGAGCTATGAGCGTGCACTCGTCCGTGCCCAGATGGCTTATCGAAGCTTCCAGAGTGCGCTCGGCGAAGTCTCTGCCCGTGACGACATGGACATGGATACTGCGCCGGTCGACAAGGAACTCGGGGCGTTCGAGGACGTCATCGACGATGCCCGTGAAACGGCTGACCGTCTCGCCGACAAGTATGCGTCGGTGAACACTGTGAGATCCTGATTTCCCGGATCCCGATTTCAGTAAAATTCAGTTCGGTTGTCTGAAGCTGCCGATGGCAGCCATTGCCCATCCCGCCAGCAAGAACACGCCACCGATCGGTGTGATCGCGCCGAACCAGCGCGGCGCGCCCAGGGCCATCGCGTAGAGCGTGCTGGCGAAGATGACGGCGCCCGCAATCATGAACCAGCCGGCTGTGCGGACGAGGCCGCCGCGGCCTGAAAGGGCGATGGCGAGCACAGCCGCCGCATGCGGCAGGATATAGAGCGTGGCCGTGTGCCACCATTCGGTGCCTTCCGCCGTCAGCTGCCCTTCCAGTGCATGCGCACCAAAGGCACCGAGGGCGACGCCGCAAAAGCCGGTCAGGGATGCGAAGGCGGCGAGCCGGTTCACGCAGCAGGTTCCTTCCGGGGCAGGGCATAGGTGACGACGGCATGGCTGGATGGTTTGGTCGCGCCTTCGACGCGCACGTCCACGTCCATCACCGCCAGGGTCTGCCCGATCTTCATGATGCGGGCGTCGGCAAGGACAACGTCCCCGATGCAGGGGCGCAGGAAACTCATGTTCAGGCTGCTGGTCACGGCCATGGGCTCCAGTCCTGTCACGGTCATCACGGCGAAGTAGGACGCCGTGTCGACGAGCGACATCTGTGTCGGTCCGGAGATATAACCGCCCGGGCGCAAATTTGTCTTGTCGGCTCTTAGTCGCACCACCGCGCGGCCTTCGACCATCTCCACGATTTCCGTGCGTACCGACTGGCCTTCAAAGGCCTGGCGCAGGAAGGCGTTGGCTTCCTCCGGTTGCATCTTGCAGGTCATGTTGCCTCCCTTGCGTCACCCCTTGTCGGCGGGGTCCCTCTCGTACACCCTAGCTTGCACGACAAGCCCGCCAAGAGGTCACCCAGAGGAAGGAAGTGCAACCAATGCTGACAGCCGGAGACGAGTATCCAATCCACCAGACACCGGAACCGGTCGCCTTTTCAGGCTCTGACCGGAATTTCTATGACCGGTATTTCTACAACGGCTATTCCTCGGATGGGTCGGTCTTCTTTGCGGCGGCGATGGGCGTGTATCCGCACCTGAACATCATCGATGGTTCCGTCTCGGTCCTTCACAATGGCAAGCAGAGTTCGGTCTTCTTTTCGCGTCCGCTGAACATGGAGCGGATGGACACCTATATCGGCGGCATGTCGGTGGAGGTGCTGGAACCGCTGAAGCGGATCCGCCTGAAACTGGAAGAGACCGAAGGTATCGCGCTCGACGTGGAATTCACGGGCCGGGCTTTCCCGGTGGAGGAGCCGCGCTTCACCCGCCGCCAGGGACCGCGCATGCTGATGGACCTGACGCGCATGACGCAGAACGGCCACTGGTCGGGCAAGCTGCGCATCGACGGCAAGGAGATCGAGGTCAATCCGGACAGCTGGTCCGGTACGCGCGACCGGTCATGGGGCGTGCGGCCCATCGGGGCGCAGGACGCCCAGCCGCTGATCCCGCCGCTCGATCCGCAATTCTACTGGATCTGGACGCCGACCAATTTCGCGAACCAGGCGCTCTATTTCCACGTCAATGAAGATGGCGCAGGCGAAGCCTGGAACAAGCGCGCCGTTCTGGCCGCGGATGGCGCGAAGCATGGGGAACACCTTCACCTGGACGATGCGCAGATGGACATCACCTACGCACCGGGCACGCGCCGCATGGCAAAAGCGCGCCTGAACATGAAGGATGCGGAAGGGACTCCGTATACGGTGGACTTCGAGCCGATGGGTACCTTCCTGATGCGGGGCATCGGCTATGGGCATGAGAAATTCAAGCACGGCATGAGCCATGGCGACCAGCTGGTCGTCGAGCGCGAAGACATGGACCCGAATGCGCCGTGGAACATCCCGGCGAACCTGCACATTCAGGAAATCGCCCGGGCGACGCTCTCCGGCCCCGGTGGTCAGACCTCCGAAGGCATCGGCGCATTCGAGCAGCTGTTCATGGGCCCGCACAAGCCGAGCGGTTTCAAATCCATTCTCGACGGCGCAGGCGACTAGGGCGCCTCAGCCCGCCATCGCCTGCCAGACCAGGGCGGCAAGCGTGATCGCGCGCATGTCGCCCGTCGTCGTGCCTTCCATCCGGTTCATCGCATAGGCGATGGTCAGCTTGTTCTGCATGTCGACCAGGACGATGGAGCCGCCATATCCGCCCCAGAACATCGACTGGTCATTCAGGGCAGGGGACATGGGCCCGGACAGGCCATAGCCAAGCCCGAACCGGACCGGAATGCCGAGCACCATATCGGTGCCGTCCACCTGGCATTCCAGTGCCTTGCGGCATCCGGCTTCTGACAGGAAGCGCTTGCCATTCATCACGCCGCCATTGGCGAGGACCGCCTGCACGGTGGCAACGGAGCGGGCATTGCCCGTGCCGCCTGCGGCCGGGATTTCAGCCCCGCGCCAGGCGCGCGTGCGTGTTTCGGATACATCGATCGGAGGATGCTCGAACGCCACGCGCTGGATTTCAGTCTGCGCCGCCCCGCCAAGGCCGGCGCCCGGCGGCGGCTTCAGGTTCGCGACCCGGTGATCCTCCGAGGCCGGAAGACCGATGTGGAAATCCGCGCCCAGCGGTTCGGCAAATTCCTCGCGGAACACATTGCCGATCGTGCGGCCGTCGATCCGCCGGATCACTTCGC
Proteins encoded in this region:
- a CDS encoding DUF423 domain-containing protein yields the protein MNRLAAFASLTGFCGVALGAFGAHALEGQLTAEGTEWWHTATLYILPHAAAVLAIALSGRGGLVRTAGWFMIAGAVIFASTLYAMALGAPRWFGAITPIGGVFLLAGWAMAAIGSFRQPN
- a CDS encoding PaaI family thioesterase, whose protein sequence is MTCKMQPEEANAFLRQAFEGQSVRTEIVEMVEGRAVVRLRADKTNLRPGGYISGPTQMSLVDTASYFAVMTVTGLEPMAVTSSLNMSFLRPCIGDVVLADARIMKIGQTLAVMDVDVRVEGATKPSSHAVVTYALPRKEPAA
- a CDS encoding serine hydrolase domain-containing protein; translated protein: MADGEVGGIVDDRFAAVREQFEKNLNDGTDIGASFCVIKDGEPVVDLWGGWADEERTRPWEKDTIVNVYSTTKTMTALTALWLADQGKLDFDAPVAEYWPEFAANGKDGVKVSHLMSHSAGLSGWTAPLDKNDLYDWDKATRLLAAQAPLWEPGTASGYHAITQGYLVGEVIRRIDGRTIGNVFREEFAEPLGADFHIGLPASEDHRVANLKPPPGAGLGGAAQTEIQRVAFEHPPIDVSETRTRAWRGAEIPAAGGTGNARSVATVQAVLANGGVMNGKRFLSEAGCRKALECQVDGTDMVLGIPVRFGLGYGLSGPMSPALNDQSMFWGGYGGSIVLVDMQNKLTIAYAMNRMEGTTTGDMRAITLAALVWQAMAG